The DNA segment TTACTTCAATTTTAGTTAGTCCCAAACCATAACCAGCTTGTCTAATAGAATCAGGTACTGCTCTTAATGCTGCTCTAGAACTAACTATAATAATTGGTAGTGTCATAAGCGCAAGAGTTAAACCTCCAACAAGAGGTGAACTTCTTGGAAGTCCAAAAAGATTAATAAAAATAGCAAGTCCCAAAAGACCAAAAAGAATTGAAGGAATTGCAGCAAGGTTGTTAATATTTACCTCTATTGTTTGGGTAAATTTATTATCATCTGCAAACTCTTCAAGGTAAATTGCTGTCATAACCCCAATTGGAAAAGCAAAAAGCATAGTTATAATCAGAGTTAAAATTGAACCAATAACTGCCGAGTTTAATCCAGCAAATTCAGGGATTTTTGAGTCACCATTTGTAAAAAATATCTTATTAAATTTAAGTTCAACATTTCCATAAGCTTTTAAATCGTCAATCAAAGCTCTATCTTTTCTTTTTAGTTTATAGTAGTGCCCTTTTAAATATTGGTCAACTTGGTCATCTGCTAGAGCCCAAACAGAAATAGTTTGTCCCATCAAAGAAGGATTTTGTTCAACATGTCTTGGAATCTCTCTAAGCCAAGCTCTTGATACAACACCTAAATATTCAGAACTAATTGCAGTTCTTGAATTCTCTATTGACTCTTCATTATAAGTCACATCTACTTTTATATAAGCTTGTTCAAATGCAGGTGTTCCTTTTGAAATCATATCATATAGAAAGAATATCAAAAATGCTATTGAGAAAATTAAAGAGGTAGCAGTAAAAGCTTTAAACCTTTTTGATTTTCTATGTCTTCCATTTAGAGTTGGATCATAAAATGGGTTATCAATATGTTTATTGTTTCTTTTAATCATAATGTGTTCACTTTATATTTTTCTTTAAATTTTCTAATCATCATCAATGAAATAATGTTCAAAAATAATGTTACGACAAATAGTGCAAGCCCTAATGCAAATGCAGATAGAGTTTCAGGTGAGTTAAAAGCTTGATCCCCAACAAGAGCATCAACAATCCTAACTGTAACAGTTGTCATATCTTCCAAAGGATTAAAAGATAGATTTGGTCTAAGACCTGCTGCCATTACAACAATCATTGTCTCTCCAATTGCTTTTGAAAAACCAAGAAGTGTTGCTGAGATGATACCTGGAAGTGCAGAAGGCAAAACAATATTTTTGATTGTCTCTCCTTGTGTCATACCAAGACCAAGAGAGGCTTTTCTTTGGCTATCAGGAACTGCTCTAATTACATCATCTGAAAGTGATGAAATTACAGGAATA comes from the Halarcobacter ebronensis genome and includes:
- the pstA gene encoding phosphate ABC transporter permease PstA produces the protein MIKRNNKHIDNPFYDPTLNGRHRKSKRFKAFTATSLIFSIAFLIFFLYDMISKGTPAFEQAYIKVDVTYNEESIENSRTAISSEYLGVVSRAWLREIPRHVEQNPSLMGQTISVWALADDQVDQYLKGHYYKLKRKDRALIDDLKAYGNVELKFNKIFFTNGDSKIPEFAGLNSAVIGSILTLIITMLFAFPIGVMTAIYLEEFADDNKFTQTIEVNINNLAAIPSILFGLLGLAIFINLFGLPRSSPLVGGLTLALMTLPIIIVSSRAALRAVPDSIRQAGYGLGLTKIEVTRDHVLPLAFPGILTGSIIGLAQAMGETAPLIIIGMIAFIPDAPSSVFHAATVMPAQLFTWSGMPERMYVEKTAAGIMVLLTILISLNSFAIYLRKKYEVKW